ATTTATACAACGAATGCGATTGAGAATTTCAATCGTCAGCTGCGCAAAGTGACTAAGGCAAAATCCGTATTTCCTACTGATGACAGCTTGTTAAAAATGTTGTACCTGGCTATGATTGATATTACTAAAAAGTGGACGGGGCGACGTAAAGACTGGGGACAAATCCATTCCCAATTAGAAATATTCTTTGCCGACCGGCTGGACTAGCTTGACAGCCGGGCTAGTTTTCGTATAATGCTAACAGAGGGGCAATCAGCCTATCTGACTGTTTTGCCCTCTTAAAAAATATTGCTCTTTTTTATGCTATTTGGAGTTTACACAAAATCAGGGATACACCCGTTGTTTTCATTTAAAGTAGTTTGCTTTAAAAGTTTTACTAATTATATACAAGTTCAAGTGATAAATTATCGAGCCCAACGAAGGAAGATATTATAACTAGAGTCATTTGTTTGAATGTTACTGCATCCAATAGATAGCTTGTAGTTACCTTTGTAAAATCTAAGTGTTCTTCCATTGTCATCTTTCCCGAATTTTTCGACTTTACCATCCCACTTCCAACCGTTTTTCTCCATCTCTTTTAAATAGAAATCACTAATTTCGTCCCAACTCTTATTAACAGCAAAATCGTAAAGTAAATAAACGGCCTCAGGCTTATGTACATCCTCTTGATGAATTAAAGTAGAACCGGGTAAAATATTTAATTCATGATATTCTTGCTGCAAATCTTTATAAGCCTTATTTGACCGTGGAGCTAAGAAAAAAAAGCTATTCAAAATATTTAATACAAGGAACACATATATAATGTTTCTGATTATTTTCGCTATATTCATGGTACCATCCTTGAAAAATATTCGTTAATCGCAAGATGATTCAGGAAAGGTAGACATAGATAATATCATTATTTAATTATATACAAAAATTGTATGTTTAGATATCTATAATTTTTATAACTGGAGGTTATTATTATGACTGCAAAACTGGATATTTTAGATATTTTTAACTATGTTCATGAGCGAATTGACTATGTTACCTTTTCTTGTGGAAAATTCGGAAATGGAACTCTTACGATCGACCGATATGGTGATGTATATATAGGGGGAAGTAAGGACGTATTTCCCTCTTTAAGTTTAGGTCCGTACACTTCTGCAACTTTTGGGCGAATTGACATGGATGTTACTAAGTTAAGTGCGGGAGAACAACAAGAACAAATACACAATTTTATTTCCGGACTTGGAAGTGACTTGCATGTAGTAAATATAGTGGGGACAGGAGTAGCCCTGCTAGTGATATTTATATTAAGCAAGCTAATGAACATGAGGTAAAAAAAGCATTGCTAGCGACGAACTGAATTTGCAGCCAAAAGAAGATAGGCTATCGTCAGTGCTAGTGAACGAACATGTAGTTACCGATTTAGCAAAAGAATGGCAGTATAATTTTCAAGCAATTCCAGGACCTTCTAATCCCGCATTTATTGATGCATCACTAAATGAACAAGATATTGAATACGATTATAGATTAGAATATAATCCCAATGGAGTATTATGGAGGGTTAATGCTGCAGGGATGCCACATTTGTATGATTTAGACCAATACTACGAACAGGAAAGAGTAATTGAAAGTGCGATTAAGCAAACAATTACTGAGATGCAGCCCGTGAATAATATCCTGTAGCCTAAATTAGAGCTGAAAAGATAGTGTATTTTAGGTGCCGGGAGCGATGTGCGAATCTCTCTTCCCCTTTTACCTCAAATGGGATATTTTATTATAAGTTAACCTCTCAAACGATAGCTTATGATTATAAATCTTTAATTCTATATTGCTTTTAACCTTAAAAAATGATCTGGAGTTTGTCAGTAGCCAGATCATTTCTGTTTATTTTGCGAAGGTCTCAATAATTATGTCGATAAAAGCGCGTATTGCCGGTGGAATCAATTTGTCCTCGTGATAGATGGTTGGGTTTGATATTAAATGGTAAAGCTGGTAAAGAAAAAATCACATCGGGGCAACGCCTTATTGCCGTTTTATCTGCTACCATGGGATTCACTTTAGAGGCAGAGCCGCTGGCTATGCCTGCGTCCTTTTCTTTGGCCGGAATTGTTTTTATTGTACTGTGTCCAGGCTTCCCATTCTATGGCTTATCTGGATGAATTGACAGGTTTGCCGGACTATATTCGAATTGCTGGAGGAGGTTTCCAGGTGCCTGCAAGCAAGGCGTGCTTAGGCCAGTACATTCTCATTATTAGATTAAATTCGTCTATAGGTGTAGGCAGCCAGTTGTAATAAAAACCGTTTTCAGGCGGGGAATTACCGATGAAAATGTCTAAGGAGCCATCGATATTATAGAGCAAGTTGTTTAGATGGGGACTGAGTGTATAACGGTCAATCGAATTTTCAGTCAAATATCCTTGAGAGTTGTAGACGGTGATAGACCAAAAGGCATTGACCGGAGGAAATTGTTTTTGATTAAAGTGAATCATGTAATCGTTAGATCCAACTAAAGGAAGTCCTTCCTTATCGATAAATGCGGAAGCATATATGGAGTCTTTGGGCAAATTGGCTCCAATTCCTGTCATTGCAATGATTGCGCGCAGCAGGTAATCTGCTCCGTAAAAACCTATGCCGCTAGTCAGGAAAAACCAGCCGTCGTCGTTGTAATTTGCATAATTCCCTTCAGCAGCCGCTTTGATAAATTGGGGGCCATATTGGGAAGCCGCGCTAAGAGCCTGCTTGCTAGCCGAACTTAAGCTTTGGTAGTTGAAGGATTTAGACGGAATTAATTCTAATTTTCTCAGCGTTGTATCCATTAGCGGATCCTCTACCCAAGGAGGATTCACATACATTTGCTGCATCATAAGCGTAAAAAAGGATGCAGCGTCCATGGACGCAACCTTATCAACGGGATTTACCCTGCTCTTTTTTTGATGTGTATTTTTATAGTGAATTTTTGCTGGAGGCCAGCAACTCAATGGGACTAACAAATATTTGTCTTGAATTTCATGTACAGTAGAGTAGTCATTTTTACCATTTGTTTGGGTCCGGCCAATAATCCATACATCTCTGGTAGGGGCATCGATCCTAGTCATTCCATTTGGGAGAGGTTGGTTCCAGCCGGGACCTGCAATGACAAAAAGATTTGCCTGGGTACCGGTTGTGCGTGCCCCAAGGGATGAGAATACGTTGGTCCAGCTATCTAGGAGTTCCATTAGGTAATATTTGTTGTGAGTGTTTGGCAGCGATAATACTATAGGCTCTTCTGAGAGATTCAACCATGCCATGGAATATAGTGTGTCTACATTCGGTCTGACAATAGTGGAGTATTCAGGAGTAGGAAAAAATCGTTCGTTAAAAAATTCATTTAATTGATGTCCGCTGGTGAGCATGATTTTTTTCGTGGTTTCTGTAATTACGAGAGAATAACCATAAACATAAGCAGCCAATGCCAGGTTATAAAGAGTATGGTGCTTGCAAGAATCAAATTTGGACTCCCACATATACATATCCTCTGTTTTCCAAGTTATATTGTAGTATATTCTTACAGATGAAAAATGCTTATGAGGACATAGTAGTGCTATGATTGCCTGAATAGTGATGATAGATAAGGCTAAATAAAATGACCTGAAGTCTAATTAATAAAACTTCAGGTGTTTTTTATTGCATAATATCCCATGGGGGACGCTTATAGGATGTTATTAGTATGTGCTAAGTGTTTTTCTGTGAAATAATACAATAGTGCTATAACTGGCATGCATAGTCCGAATATAGAGGCAAGCATCCAGCCTCCATAAGCATAGGCCCAGCCGCCCAAGGCAGAGCCGACTGCCCCTCCGATAAAGAAAACAGCCATAAATACGCCGTTCACCCGGCCGCGTATTTCACTGCCCAGTGAATAAATCGCACGCTGACCAAGAACGAGATTGCCGGAAACAGCCATATCTAACGTGATGGCGGCTATGACAAGAAACGCTAAAGCGATGAGTGAAGCATCTGTATACATGTGTGTAAGCAAAAAAGATATAATCGCAATGACAATGGCCAACCCGGTCAATTGTTTGGTCCAACCCTTATCAGCCAATCTTCCGGCAATTGGCGCAGCTATGGCACCAGCCACCCCGGCAAGGGCAAATAAAGCGATACCTTGTTGTGATAAATGAAAGTGACTAGCCAGCCATAGCGGAATTACCGTCCAAAACAGACTGAATGCACCGAACAAGCAGGCTTGATAAAAGGCACGGCGGCGTAATACGGTTTTCGTTGCAAAAAGCGACCACAAGGAGCGAATTAAATCACCATAATTCATAGTGGGTAAGGGGGCCCGTTTAGGAAGAACGAAAGCTAACAGTACAGCCAGTATCGCTGTTATACCGGCAGAGAGAAGAAAAACTGCCTGCCAGCCCCAAAGATCGGTAATAAAGCTTGCTGCCGGTCGGGCAAGCATGATGCCGAGTAATAGCCCGCTCATTACATTGCCAACAACTTGGCCGCGCCGTTCTTCTGTTGCCAGATGGGCTGCATAGGGGACCAGTATTTGTGTTGCTACAGAACCTAACCCGATGAACAGTGCTGCCACAAGAAAAAATAGTGCATCTTTCGTAAGAGCTGCTGCAACTAATGCGCAAATTACAATGACTAAGGTGGAGGTGATTAACCGTCGATTTTCAATGAGATCACAAAGAGGAACAATGAATAATAGCCCGGCAACATAGCCAATTTGCGTTAACGTTACGATTAATCCCGCTGATGCCAGAGGAAGATGGGTAGCAATACTGATCGGGCCAACTAAAGGTTGTGCATAATAAAGATTAGCAACAATCACGCCACAGGCAATAGCTAGCAGAACGGTGATCCAGTTGGGGATTTGCTTGGTTTTTACTTGTATAGTGTTCATCATTATCCCTGCCTTAATTTTTTTACGCCTAGCATTTAAATACTGAACGTATAGTTTATTTAATGATTAGATTATAAACTGTACGTCTAGTATTTGTAAAGTGTTTTCTTGTGATAAAATATTTAGTATAATGTACGTATAGTTTATCTGGTGCGAATATACAGGGAGGTATTGGTTTGGAAAAGAAAAAGGGGCGTCCTCGTGACATAGCGACGGAAAAAGCGATTCTTGCTGCTTCCTATGATTTATTGCTGGAGAATGGCTTTGGAACCATAACTGTTGAGAAAATTGCTGAGCGGGCCAAGGTGAGTAAAGCGACTATTTATAAATGGTGGCCCAACAAAGCTGCGGTTGTCATGGACGGCTTTCTATCTGCGGCGATGGCCAGACTTCCCGTACCGGATACAGGTTCCGTGATTGATGATATAGTTATTCAGGTCAGTAATTTAGCCAGTTTTTTAACTAGTAGAGAAGGCAAAGTAATCAATGAATTAATTGCCGAAGGGCAATTTGATGTAAAGCTGGCGGGAGAATATCGAGCAAGATATTTTAATCCCCGGCGACTTGATTCGCGGCGAATCTTGGAGCGAGGAGTGCAAAGAGGTGAGCTAAAGAAGGACCTGGATATTGAATTGTGCATTGATTTAATTTATGGTCCGCTCTTTTATCGGTTGCTGGTAACCGGTGAAAAAATAGATGAGGTATTTATAAAAACCTTAATACAGTATGCTTTTGAAGGTATTCAGGTAAAAAGATAAATAAGATTATTTAAAACGCACTATTCTTGTCATGGAAAATCCGATTTACACAAAATTATTCGCAGGCTATAAAAAGATGTACTGCCAACTGTTTTCGAGTTGGCAGTACATCTTTTTCGTAAAAGTTAGTTAGTTGTAATTAAACTTTTGGAATAAGTTAATTTACATACGGTGTTCTACACCAAGGTAGAAGCTGCGTCCCGGCATAGGATAAGATCCGGGGCCAACACCTAAAGTGCCAGCAGAAGTTAACTCATAAGCCTCATTAGTTAAATTATAGGCTTTGAGGTAAACACGGGTAGCGGGATTAATTTTATAGTTGACTAGCATGTCGAGAGTCACATAAGATTTCGAGGTGAATTCCTCCAGGCTGCGACCTGTTGCACTTCGCACGGTAAGACCGGCATCCCACTTGTCCTGATCGTACTGTACGTTTAGACGGTACCCATTGGGCTGGCTATTGGAAGCATAGTTTACATAATTTCCGTACTCGTCTTGAACTTGTGTTTTGTTATAGGTGTAGCCAAGGCCTACTGTCCATTGCGGTGATAATTCCCGTGTTAAGCTCAGGTCTAAGCCACGTCTTTTTTCATGACTTGCATTATAGTAGTAGCCAGGGACGTAATAACCATAGCCGGAGATGTAGGAAGCATCAGGGTCACTGGCGTCTGAATCGTATCCGCTCTTAAATTCAAGAGCATTTTTAAGCCGACTGCTGTAAACACTGGCTTGCAATTTGGTTCCATCGCCCAACTTCGTATTGATACCTAAAGTAGTTGTCGTTCCTTCTTCTGGTTTGAGGTTTGGGTTACCAATGGTCCAGCCGTTATCCCAAAAAAGATCCTGCATGGTGGGATTTTTCACATACTGTCCCCAGGAAGCGTAAACATTTGTATCAGCATTAAGCTCCTTATTTACGGTAAGACGTGAGGTCGTATTCTCGCCGCTGATACTATGATCATCATAGCGCCCGCCTGCCGTGATGGACCAATTATTGACTAACTGCCAGCGATTTTCTAAAAAGAGGGCTTTGCTTGTATAGCCTTTATTGATGGAATCTTTGTCATCCAGGTGTTCTTCTCGCCAGTCGGCGCCGCCGGTTAGGGTATAATTTTTCGCAAGCTGCCAGTTTTGCTGCCAGTTAAATCCGTTGGCATAAAGATCGGCAATAGAATTAAAAGAGTTCCAATATTTCAGGTCCGTTTCATTGTGATAGATGCGGAAGAAGTTTTCTGCGCCGTTATTCTGCCCCCAGTGGTAGGTTAAGGCAATATTATCATCTACTTGTTTCCGGTAGCCGTTTGGGTAAACGAAATAAGGACTATTTGTTCCGGAATAGCCAGATTCGTCATCCGCATGTTCCAGGTCTAAAGAAAGAGAACTGTCATGACTAAGATCTTTATCTAATCTCATTGTCAGATATTCCTGATCAAATCCACTATTGTTCTTGGTTTCTGTTTTACCGGTTGTGGGATTTTTGTATTTAAAGTCATCCCGTGTTTTCTTTTCTGCGGTGATCAGGTAGCCAATTCCATTTTCTTTGCCTTCCGTGGTCAGGCTATACCGCTCGAAGCCCCAACTGCCAAACTCGGACGAAATAGAAGTATTAGCCGTTTTCGCTTTGCGTGTAATAATATTAATAATACCGCCGACCGCATCGCTGCCGTATAGCGAGGAAGCCGGACCCCGGACGATTTCAATACGTTCGATATTTTTTACTGGCAAAGAATTGAGATCTATTCCTGCATGCGAATTTCCACTTATAACAAGATGGTCCCAACCGACTCGGCGGCCATCAACCAGAACCAATACGCGGTCATCGCCATTGATCACCGGAACGGTGCTGGTACCGGTTTCTTGCAATGCGATATTGCTTTTCTTTAAAATGTCAGGCAAATTGGTAAAGCCGCCTTTTTCAATTTCTTCCTGCGTGATAACCGTTACATTGGCTGCAACTTCAGATTTTTTAACAGGCATACGGTTAGCCGTTACAACGTATTCATCAAAATTAAAGGTTTCTTCGCTGGCTGCGTCTTCAGCAAATATTATTTGCGATGTACCTAGCAGCACGGCGCTACTGAGCAGCGAGCATAATAATTTTTTTTGGTTTAATTTCATAAAAATCTCCCTTCGTTCTCTGTTCATAGGTTTTGTGAATAGAATGAATAAATCCATTTTCAACAGGAATCCATAAGAATACATCAGAAACTGCGAATGAATAAATGAATATGTATGGAAATAATTGATTGACTGACAACAGTCGGTCTGGTGTAAAAATATTTGACTGACGACAGTCAGTCGATGGTCGCAATAATTTTATATTTTCTTTTCACACACCTTTCTCTTTATATATGTGTACCAGTAATGTGAGAGGATTGATCTTGCTGGGCGATCGCCATCCAGGATCAAGGCTGCTCGTAAATAAACAAATTCTTATGACTGATAACAGCTATAAGAAATAAAGATAAGTCTAAACGATTATGATTCTCAATATTATGGACAAATACGATTATATTCTTTTGGAAAATGTAAGTCAATACTTTTCTAATACCTTTCTAATATGTTTTAGAACAAAGTGAGATGATTTAATTAAACCTAACAGGCATATCCTTACAAACAAACTGCGGTAAGCTCGGATGAAGTAGAAATGTGTCTCAACAGTCATTGCAAAAGAAGAAGAGAGGATTGACAAAATTTTCTCAAAAGCGTATAGTAATGTTAATAAAATATGTATTGAAACCAATGATTAAGAAGAGTAAGCTTTGTGCCGGTCACTTACAGAGAGTTGCGGGTGGTGAAACGCAGCAGGGAAGCCTTAGCCGAATGGACTTAAGAGGGCAGACGAACAGCCGCCGCAGGCAGCTTAGTAGTAGCTGACGGGAACTTCACCCGTTACCAAGGAAGTGCATATCATGTTGTATGCAGAAGAAGCGGGTGCGTTTTCGCACCAAGTTGAGTGGTACCACAGAAGTGTAGGCTTTTGTCTCAGTGAGAATTGAGATAAAAGCCTTTTTTTATTATCCAAAAATCAGATATATGAGGGGAGACGGCAGTATGGCAAAGAAAATTCCACACAGATTATATTTAACCGAGGAGCAGATGCCGACACAATGGTACAATTTGCGGGCAGATATGAAAGAAAAGCCTGAGCCTATGCTAAATCCGGCAACAGGAAAGCCGGTGGAACCGCAAGACTTATATCCCGTATTCTGTGAAAAGCTGGCCCATCAGGAATTGGATGATACTACCAGATTTATTGACATTCCGGAAGAAATTTTGGAAATGTACAAAAATTACCGTCCTTCACCGTTATGCCGTGCCTATAGTCTGGAAAAAGCGCTGGGGACCCCGGCGAGGATTTACTTTAAGTTTGAAGGCAATAACACATCCGGCAGTCACAAGTTGAATTCGGCCATTGCCCAGGCTTATTATGCCAAGG
This is a stretch of genomic DNA from Propionispora hippei DSM 15287. It encodes these proteins:
- a CDS encoding transposase, yielding IYTTNAIENFNRQLRKVTKAKSVFPTDDSLLKMLYLAMIDITKKWTGRRKDWGQIHSQLEIFFADRLD
- a CDS encoding DUF1254 domain-containing protein, with protein sequence MWESKFDSCKHHTLYNLALAAYVYGYSLVITETTKKIMLTSGHQLNEFFNERFFPTPEYSTIVRPNVDTLYSMAWLNLSEEPIVLSLPNTHNKYYLMELLDSWTNVFSSLGARTTGTQANLFVIAGPGWNQPLPNGMTRIDAPTRDVWIIGRTQTNGKNDYSTVHEIQDKYLLVPLSCWPPAKIHYKNTHQKKSRVNPVDKVASMDAASFFTLMMQQMYVNPPWVEDPLMDTTLRKLELIPSKSFNYQSLSSASKQALSAASQYGPQFIKAAAEGNYANYNDDGWFFLTSGIGFYGADYLLRAIIAMTGIGANLPKDSIYASAFIDKEGLPLVGSNDYMIHFNQKQFPPVNAFWSITVYNSQGYLTENSIDRYTLSPHLNNLLYNIDGSLDIFIGNSPPENGFYYNWLPTPIDEFNLIMRMYWPKHALLAGTWKPPPAIRI
- a CDS encoding MFS transporter produces the protein MNTIQVKTKQIPNWITVLLAIACGVIVANLYYAQPLVGPISIATHLPLASAGLIVTLTQIGYVAGLLFIVPLCDLIENRRLITSTLVIVICALVAAALTKDALFFLVAALFIGLGSVATQILVPYAAHLATEERRGQVVGNVMSGLLLGIMLARPAASFITDLWGWQAVFLLSAGITAILAVLLAFVLPKRAPLPTMNYGDLIRSLWSLFATKTVLRRRAFYQACLFGAFSLFWTVIPLWLASHFHLSQQGIALFALAGVAGAIAAPIAGRLADKGWTKQLTGLAIVIAIISFLLTHMYTDASLIALAFLVIAAITLDMAVSGNLVLGQRAIYSLGSEIRGRVNGVFMAVFFIGGAVGSALGGWAYAYGGWMLASIFGLCMPVIALLYYFTEKHLAHTNNIL
- a CDS encoding TetR/AcrR family transcriptional regulator — translated: MEKKKGRPRDIATEKAILAASYDLLLENGFGTITVEKIAERAKVSKATIYKWWPNKAAVVMDGFLSAAMARLPVPDTGSVIDDIVIQVSNLASFLTSREGKVINELIAEGQFDVKLAGEYRARYFNPRRLDSRRILERGVQRGELKKDLDIELCIDLIYGPLFYRLLVTGEKIDEVFIKTLIQYAFEGIQVKR
- a CDS encoding TonB-dependent receptor plug domain-containing protein, giving the protein MKLNQKKLLCSLLSSAVLLGTSQIIFAEDAASEETFNFDEYVVTANRMPVKKSEVAANVTVITQEEIEKGGFTNLPDILKKSNIALQETGTSTVPVINGDDRVLVLVDGRRVGWDHLVISGNSHAGIDLNSLPVKNIERIEIVRGPASSLYGSDAVGGIINIITRKAKTANTSISSEFGSWGFERYSLTTEGKENGIGYLITAEKKTRDDFKYKNPTTGKTETKNNSGFDQEYLTMRLDKDLSHDSSLSLDLEHADDESGYSGTNSPYFVYPNGYRKQVDDNIALTYHWGQNNGAENFFRIYHNETDLKYWNSFNSIADLYANGFNWQQNWQLAKNYTLTGGADWREEHLDDKDSINKGYTSKALFLENRWQLVNNWSITAGGRYDDHSISGENTTSRLTVNKELNADTNVYASWGQYVKNPTMQDLFWDNGWTIGNPNLKPEEGTTTTLGINTKLGDGTKLQASVYSSRLKNALEFKSGYDSDASDPDASYISGYGYYVPGYYYNASHEKRRGLDLSLTRELSPQWTVGLGYTYNKTQVQDEYGNYVNYASNSQPNGYRLNVQYDQDKWDAGLTVRSATGRSLEEFTSKSYVTLDMLVNYKINPATRVYLKAYNLTNEAYELTSAGTLGVGPGSYPMPGRSFYLGVEHRM